A window of the Ammospiza nelsoni isolate bAmmNel1 chromosome 29, bAmmNel1.pri, whole genome shotgun sequence genome harbors these coding sequences:
- the POP7 gene encoding ribonuclease P protein subunit p20 produces the protein MAPLKGAAALSCPRAAPPLRPRPRGRSPGPPPRRRRRAPPPPAAGSPPRSGAAAAAAAPGSNDVFVTSRSDFRAQLRRCQRLLAPGGGPGAGAGELRLHGLGLAVPRTINLALQLQAGAGGALRLHASTSSVPLRPHRERHREQRPGSADGDGDGDGDGDAPRHNSAIHIRLCREAPCA, from the exons ATGGCGCCCCTTAAAGGGGCCGCGGCCCTTT CATGTCCTCGGGCCGCTCCGCCGCTCCGTCCCCGCCCCCGGGGGCGCTCCCCGGgcccccccccccgccgccgccgccgtgcCCCGCCCCCCCCCGCCGCGGGCTCCCCCCCCCGCtccggtgccgccgccgccgccgccgccccgggcaGCAATGACGTGTTCGTGACGTCACGCTCGGATTTCCGGGCGCAGCTGCGGCGCTGCCAGCGGCTCCTGGCGCCGGGCGGGGgtcccggggccggggccggggagCTGCGGCTGCACGGGCTCGGGCTCGCCGTGCCCCGCACCATCAACCTGGCGCTGCAGCTGCAGGCGGGCGCGGGGGGCGCGCTGCGGCTGCACGCCAGCACCTCCTCCGTGCCCCTCCGCCCGCACCGCGAGCGGCACCGCGAGCAGCGCCCCGGCAGCGCCGACGGCgacggggacggggacggggacggggacgCCCCGCGGCACAACTCGGCCATCCACATCCGCCTCTGCCGAGAGGCGCCCTGCGCCTGA